One stretch of Amycolatopsis sp. NBC_00345 DNA includes these proteins:
- the pdxH gene encoding pyridoxamine 5'-phosphate oxidase, translating into MMPEIDEVADVSDAVVRLPGMRVAYDGAPFDETALAATWTEQLQNWLGQAVSEGIAEPNAMVLATAGTDGRPSSRTVLCKGLDDRGVVFYTNYTSEKSHDLTATRYASVTFPWYGLHRQVTVRGEVEKVGSRETAEYWAQRPRGSQLGAWASPQSRIVDGRRALDNALRGIERRFADVEQIPAPPHWGGWRVRPDFVEFWQGREDRMHDRLRYHRTDDGWHVERLAP; encoded by the coding sequence ATGATGCCGGAGATCGACGAGGTGGCCGACGTATCGGACGCGGTCGTGCGGCTGCCCGGGATGCGGGTGGCCTATGACGGTGCCCCGTTCGACGAGACGGCCCTCGCCGCGACGTGGACCGAGCAGCTCCAGAACTGGCTGGGCCAGGCGGTTTCCGAGGGGATCGCCGAGCCCAACGCGATGGTGCTGGCCACCGCGGGCACCGACGGCAGGCCGTCCTCTCGCACGGTCCTGTGCAAGGGCCTCGACGACCGCGGCGTCGTCTTCTACACGAACTACACCTCCGAAAAGAGCCACGACCTCACGGCCACGCGCTACGCGTCGGTCACCTTCCCTTGGTACGGCTTGCACCGGCAGGTCACTGTCCGTGGTGAGGTGGAGAAGGTCGGCTCGCGTGAGACGGCGGAGTACTGGGCCCAGCGGCCGCGCGGCTCGCAGCTCGGCGCGTGGGCGTCGCCGCAGTCGCGGATCGTCGACGGCCGGCGTGCCCTCGACAACGCGCTGCGCGGCATCGAGCGCCGCTTCGCCGACGTCGAGCAGATCCCGGCGCCCCCGCACTGGGGCGGCTGGCGGGTCCGGCCGGACTTCGTCGAGTTCTGGCAGGGCCGCGAGGACCGTATGCACGACCGGCTCCGCTACCACCGCACCGACGACGGCTGGCACGTCGAGCGGCTCGCCCCCTGA
- the ureG gene encoding urease accessory protein UreG, whose protein sequence is MPVEHGHGHGHVHPVNFDPTAAEPDHYDAAPTAGRAYRIGIGGPVGSGKTALTAALCRALGDEVNLAVVTNDIYTTEDADFLRKAGVLDPARIEAVQTGACPHTAIRDDITANLDAVESLEERFPGLELVIIESGGDNLTAVFSRGLADSQVFVVDVAGGDKVPRKGGPGVTTADLLVINKIDIAHLVGADMNVMTSDAHRMRGELPVITQSLVDTPDAPAVADWVRSLLPAGTALRA, encoded by the coding sequence TTGCCAGTTGAACACGGTCATGGCCACGGCCACGTGCACCCGGTCAACTTCGACCCGACGGCCGCCGAGCCCGACCACTACGACGCCGCGCCGACGGCCGGGCGCGCGTACCGGATCGGCATCGGCGGCCCGGTCGGCAGCGGCAAGACCGCGCTGACCGCCGCGCTCTGCCGCGCGCTCGGCGACGAGGTGAACCTCGCCGTGGTCACCAACGACATCTACACCACCGAGGACGCCGACTTCCTGCGCAAGGCCGGGGTGCTCGACCCGGCGCGCATCGAGGCCGTGCAGACCGGCGCCTGCCCGCACACCGCGATCCGCGACGACATCACGGCGAACCTCGACGCGGTGGAAAGCCTGGAGGAGCGGTTCCCCGGCCTGGAACTGGTGATCATCGAAAGCGGCGGCGACAACCTGACCGCGGTATTCAGCCGCGGCCTGGCCGACAGCCAGGTGTTCGTGGTCGACGTCGCGGGCGGGGACAAGGTGCCGCGCAAGGGCGGCCCCGGGGTGACCACCGCCGACCTGCTGGTGATCAACAAGATCGACATCGCGCACCTGGTGGGCGCGGACATGAACGTGATGACCTCCGACGCGCACCGCATGCGGGGCGAGCTGCCGGTGATCACGCAGTCGCTTGTGGACACCCCGGACGCGCCCGCGGTCGCAGACTGGGTCCGGTCGCTCCTCCCCGCAGGCACGGCACTGCGGGCGTGA
- a CDS encoding TetR/AcrR family transcriptional regulator: MARTYGGVPPEQRRAERRERLLTAALELFTSVGFRQAKITQLCTRAGVSTRNFYEEFGSKEEVLRTLHDQINSLALRHVAAALEDFRDADALSRMARLLDVFVATVTRDPRMPRLNYVEAVGVSPELEAQHQVWVDRWATFIEEEAQRAAEAGAAPDRSYRLTAIALVGAATGLLREWQAHEPPLPVEDISKELRGVMLSAITRAE; encoded by the coding sequence GTGGCCCGCACCTACGGCGGCGTCCCGCCTGAGCAGAGACGGGCCGAGCGCCGGGAGCGCCTGCTGACGGCGGCGCTGGAACTCTTCACCTCGGTGGGCTTCCGGCAGGCGAAGATCACCCAGCTGTGCACCCGGGCTGGCGTCTCGACCCGCAACTTCTACGAGGAGTTCGGCAGCAAGGAGGAGGTCCTCCGCACCCTGCACGACCAGATCAACTCGCTCGCGCTCCGTCACGTCGCCGCCGCGCTCGAAGACTTCCGGGACGCCGACGCGCTCAGCCGGATGGCGCGGCTGCTGGACGTCTTCGTCGCCACGGTCACCCGCGACCCCCGGATGCCGCGGCTGAACTACGTCGAGGCCGTGGGCGTGAGCCCGGAGCTGGAAGCACAGCACCAGGTCTGGGTCGACCGCTGGGCGACCTTCATCGAAGAGGAGGCCCAGCGCGCCGCCGAGGCGGGCGCCGCGCCCGACCGGAGCTACCGGCTCACGGCGATCGCGCTCGTCGGCGCCGCGACGGGCCTGCTGCGCGAATGGCAGGCGCACGAGCCGCCGTTGCCGGTGGAGGACATCTCGAAGGAACTCCGCGGCGTGATGCTGTCGGCGATCACGCGGGCCGAATGA
- a CDS encoding MFS transporter: MPPRSGARKILGRIVVDTRPLKIPAFRRLWMSTAVTAVGSQLTAVAVPKQIFDLTGSSGFVGLTGAVALVPLLVFGLWGGAIADAVDRRKLLLVTNVGVTVTSGLLWLQAFANFRSVWLVLALLAVNQAFFAINMPTRGAVVARLVPSALLPSANALNTTMGTFGAVFGPLFGGALIPVIGLSTLYLVDVCALLITLIAVWRLPSLPPLNGPSRRAGFGDVVDGFRYLAKQKVLLASFVADIIAMVAGMPRALFPEMAERTFGDPPGGGPALGFLYAAMPAGAMLIGLFSGWLHRVSRQGVAVVVSICAWGAAVAAYGLAHSLWLAVIFTAVAGGADMVSSVYRQAILQTATTDEMRGRLQGVFTVVVAGGPRIADLTHGWAGAVWGTRAAATGGGLLVIVLVLAAMLVLPGFWRYRAPVD, translated from the coding sequence TTGCCGCCCCGCTCTGGGGCACGGAAGATCCTCGGCCGCATCGTCGTCGACACCCGGCCACTCAAGATCCCGGCGTTCCGCCGGCTCTGGATGTCCACCGCCGTCACGGCCGTCGGCTCCCAGCTGACCGCGGTCGCGGTGCCGAAGCAGATCTTCGACCTGACCGGCTCGTCCGGTTTCGTCGGCCTGACCGGCGCCGTCGCGCTCGTGCCATTGCTGGTGTTCGGCCTGTGGGGCGGCGCGATCGCGGACGCCGTCGACCGGCGCAAGCTGCTGCTGGTCACGAACGTCGGGGTCACCGTCACCTCGGGCCTGCTGTGGCTGCAGGCCTTCGCGAACTTCCGCTCGGTGTGGCTGGTACTGGCGCTGCTCGCGGTGAACCAGGCGTTCTTCGCGATCAACATGCCCACCCGCGGCGCCGTCGTCGCGCGGCTGGTGCCGTCCGCGCTGCTGCCGTCGGCGAACGCGCTCAACACCACGATGGGCACCTTCGGCGCGGTGTTCGGACCGCTGTTCGGCGGGGCGCTGATCCCGGTGATCGGACTGTCCACCCTGTACCTGGTGGACGTCTGCGCGCTCCTGATCACGCTGATCGCGGTGTGGCGGCTGCCTTCGCTCCCACCGCTGAACGGCCCTTCGCGCCGTGCCGGCTTCGGCGACGTCGTCGACGGATTCCGGTACCTGGCCAAGCAGAAGGTGCTGCTGGCGTCGTTCGTCGCGGACATCATCGCGATGGTCGCGGGCATGCCGCGCGCGTTGTTCCCGGAGATGGCGGAGCGCACCTTCGGCGACCCGCCCGGCGGCGGCCCCGCGCTCGGCTTCCTCTACGCGGCGATGCCCGCGGGCGCGATGCTGATCGGCCTGTTCTCCGGCTGGCTGCACCGGGTGTCGCGGCAGGGGGTCGCCGTGGTCGTGTCCATCTGTGCGTGGGGCGCGGCCGTCGCGGCGTACGGGCTCGCACACTCGCTGTGGCTCGCGGTGATCTTCACGGCCGTGGCCGGCGGCGCCGACATGGTCAGCTCCGTGTACCGCCAGGCGATCCTGCAGACGGCCACCACCGACGAGATGCGCGGACGCCTGCAGGGCGTGTTCACCGTCGTCGTCGCCGGCGGGCCGCGAATCGCCGACCTGACCCACGGCTGGGCCGGCGCGGTGTGGGGCACCAGGGCCGCCGCGACCGGCGGCGGCCTGCTCGTGATCGTGCTGGTACTGGCGGCGATGCTGGTGCTCCCGGGCTTCTGGCGGTACCGGGCGCCGGTGGACTAG
- a CDS encoding DUF805 domain-containing protein — protein MLIALAQTAWPLLGWFLLVGVPMLSASVRRLHDTNRRGWWMLIGFLPFGGFVLLVFYCLPSGPGPNRFGPQPGVWYREGFIRPA, from the coding sequence GTGCTGATCGCCCTCGCGCAGACGGCCTGGCCGCTGCTGGGCTGGTTCCTGCTCGTGGGGGTGCCGATGCTGTCGGCGAGCGTGCGGCGGCTGCACGACACCAACCGCCGCGGCTGGTGGATGCTGATCGGCTTCCTGCCGTTCGGCGGGTTCGTGCTGCTCGTCTTCTACTGCCTGCCCAGCGGGCCCGGGCCGAACCGCTTCGGCCCGCAGCCCGGCGTCTGGTACCGGGAAGGCTTCATTCGGCCCGCGTGA
- a CDS encoding urease subunit gamma: MHLSPQERDKLLVHVAADVARRRLDRGVLLNYPEAVALITDHVLEGARDGRTVSELVTSGRTVLGRAQVLGGVPEMVDSVQVEATFPDGTKLVTVHDPIV, encoded by the coding sequence ATGCACCTCAGCCCCCAGGAACGCGACAAGCTGCTGGTCCACGTCGCGGCCGACGTGGCCCGCCGGCGGCTGGACCGTGGTGTGCTGCTCAATTACCCCGAGGCCGTCGCGCTGATCACCGACCACGTGCTCGAAGGCGCCCGCGACGGGCGCACGGTCAGCGAGCTGGTGACGAGCGGGCGCACGGTGCTCGGCCGCGCGCAGGTGCTCGGCGGGGTGCCGGAGATGGTCGACTCCGTGCAGGTGGAAGCCACTTTCCCGGACGGCACGAAGCTCGTCACCGTGCACGACCCGATCGTCTAG
- a CDS encoding urease subunit alpha, whose translation MPQIDRARYAELFGPTTGDRIRLADTDLLIEVTEDRSMGPDGSGDEVLFGGGKVIRESMGQGMATRAEGAPDLVITGAVILDHWGVVKADVGVRDGRIVGIGKAGNPDTMNGVDPALVIGPSTEVLAGNGKILTAGGVDCHVHLICPQLVDTALAAGMTTLVGGGTGPNEGSKATTVTPGAWNLGRMLSAMDGYPINVMLLGKGNTVRHEALREQLAAGAGGFKLHEDWGSTPAAIDACLTVADEAGVQVAIHTDTLNEAGFLESTVDAIGGRSINAYHTEGAGGGHAPDIIQVVGLPNVLPSSTNPTRPHTANTLDEHLDMLMVCHHLNPSVPEDLAFAESRIRPTTIAAEDVLHDLGAISMMSSDAQAMGRIGEVIIRTWQTAHVMKRRRGALPGDGAADNLRARRYVAKYTINPAIAHGMEAEIGSVEVGKLADLVLWEPKFFGVRPHVVLKGGYPAYAAMGDANASIPTPQPVLARPMFGAVPAVAAASSLHFVAPEALGSGLAERFGIRRPLVAVSNMRARTKADMVLNDALPDVRVEPDSFAVHVDGELIEPQPVTELPMAQRYFLF comes from the coding sequence ATGCCGCAGATCGACCGCGCCCGTTATGCCGAGTTGTTCGGGCCGACCACCGGCGACCGGATCCGGCTCGCCGACACCGACTTGCTGATCGAGGTGACCGAAGACCGGTCGATGGGCCCGGACGGCTCGGGCGACGAAGTGCTCTTCGGCGGCGGCAAGGTGATCCGCGAGTCGATGGGCCAGGGCATGGCCACCCGGGCCGAGGGCGCGCCGGACCTGGTCATCACCGGCGCCGTGATCCTCGACCACTGGGGTGTGGTGAAGGCCGACGTCGGGGTGCGCGACGGCCGGATCGTCGGCATCGGCAAGGCGGGCAACCCGGACACGATGAACGGGGTGGACCCGGCGCTGGTGATCGGCCCGTCGACGGAGGTGCTGGCCGGCAACGGGAAGATCCTCACCGCGGGCGGGGTCGACTGCCACGTGCACCTCATCTGCCCGCAGCTGGTGGACACCGCGCTGGCCGCCGGGATGACCACGCTGGTCGGCGGCGGCACCGGGCCGAACGAGGGCTCGAAGGCCACCACCGTCACGCCCGGCGCGTGGAACCTCGGCCGGATGCTGTCCGCAATGGACGGTTACCCGATCAACGTGATGTTGCTGGGCAAGGGGAACACCGTCCGGCACGAGGCGCTGCGCGAGCAGCTGGCGGCCGGCGCGGGCGGGTTCAAGCTGCACGAGGACTGGGGCTCCACCCCGGCAGCCATCGACGCCTGCCTGACCGTGGCCGACGAGGCCGGCGTCCAGGTGGCGATCCACACCGACACGCTCAACGAGGCCGGCTTCCTGGAGTCCACTGTGGACGCCATCGGCGGCCGGTCCATCAACGCGTACCACACCGAGGGGGCCGGCGGCGGGCACGCGCCGGACATCATCCAGGTCGTCGGACTGCCCAACGTGCTGCCCTCGTCGACCAACCCGACCCGCCCGCACACCGCGAACACCCTCGACGAGCACCTCGACATGCTGATGGTCTGCCACCACCTGAACCCGTCGGTGCCCGAGGACCTCGCGTTCGCCGAGAGCCGCATCCGGCCGACCACGATCGCCGCCGAAGACGTGCTGCACGACCTGGGCGCGATCTCGATGATGAGCTCCGACGCGCAGGCCATGGGCCGGATCGGCGAGGTGATCATCCGCACCTGGCAGACCGCGCACGTGATGAAACGCCGCCGCGGCGCGCTGCCCGGCGACGGCGCGGCCGACAACCTGCGCGCCCGCCGCTACGTCGCGAAGTACACGATCAACCCGGCCATCGCGCACGGCATGGAGGCCGAGATCGGTTCGGTGGAGGTCGGCAAGCTCGCCGACCTGGTGCTGTGGGAGCCGAAGTTCTTCGGGGTCCGGCCGCACGTCGTGCTGAAGGGCGGTTACCCGGCCTACGCGGCGATGGGTGACGCGAACGCGTCGATCCCGACGCCGCAGCCGGTGCTGGCGCGCCCGATGTTCGGGGCCGTGCCGGCGGTGGCGGCCGCTTCGAGCCTGCACTTCGTGGCGCCCGAGGCGCTGGGCTCGGGCCTGGCCGAGCGGTTCGGCATCCGCCGCCCGCTGGTCGCGGTGTCGAACATGCGCGCGCGGACCAAGGCGGACATGGTGCTCAACGACGCTCTGCCGGACGTGCGCGTGGAGCCGGACAGCTTCGCCGTGCACGTGGACGGCGAGCTGATCGAGCCGCAGCCGGTGACCGAACTGCCGATGGCCCAACGGTACTTTTTGTTCTGA
- a CDS encoding urease accessory protein UreD — translation MKAHARVVACFEDGRTILRELRSKAPLTLFPRRNTGREAVVHLVSSATAPLGGDELLLDIRVGPGAALRLSGVAATLALPGLHGEPSTSTVDIEVADGGSLEYRPEPTVVTGRANHTAVLRAALAENSYFHTREVVVLGRAGERPGRLTTTVAVTRGDLPVLRQTQSIGDPALDASLAVLAGRRVLATDLEVGGEPRPAASGEWWSRVPLAAGATITTSLAADAVVALKGLDC, via the coding sequence GTGAAGGCTCACGCACGCGTCGTCGCGTGTTTCGAGGACGGGCGCACGATCTTGCGTGAGCTGCGATCGAAAGCGCCGCTGACGCTGTTCCCCCGCCGCAACACCGGTCGTGAGGCCGTGGTGCACCTCGTCAGCTCGGCCACCGCGCCGCTGGGCGGGGACGAGCTGCTGCTGGACATCCGGGTCGGGCCCGGCGCGGCGCTGCGCCTCTCCGGCGTCGCGGCGACGCTCGCGCTGCCCGGGCTCCACGGTGAGCCGAGTACGTCCACTGTGGACATCGAGGTGGCGGACGGCGGCTCGCTGGAGTACCGGCCGGAGCCGACCGTCGTCACCGGCCGGGCGAACCACACCGCGGTGCTGCGCGCGGCGCTGGCGGAAAATTCCTATTTCCACACCCGCGAGGTCGTGGTGCTGGGCCGCGCCGGGGAACGGCCGGGCCGGCTCACCACGACCGTCGCGGTGACTCGCGGTGACCTTCCGGTGCTGCGCCAGACCCAGTCCATCGGGGACCCGGCCCTCGACGCGAGCCTCGCCGTGCTGGCGGGCCGCCGGGTGCTCGCCACCGATCTCGAGGTCGGCGGCGAGCCGCGGCCCGCGGCGTCCGGCGAGTGGTGGTCGCGGGTGCCGCTCGCGGCCGGGGCGACGATCACGACGTCGCTGGCCGCGGACGCCGTTGTTGCCCTGAAAGGCCTGGACTGCTAA
- a CDS encoding urease subunit beta — MRPGEIIPGDEPVELNPGRVRVRLIVRNLGDRPVQVGSHYHFAAVNPGLEFDRDAARGHRLDVPAGTSVRFEPGVEREVDLVPLHGARRVPGLRSEHAGEF, encoded by the coding sequence GTGCGGCCAGGCGAGATCATTCCCGGCGACGAGCCGGTGGAGCTGAACCCCGGACGCGTGCGGGTCCGGCTGATCGTGCGCAACCTCGGCGACCGGCCCGTGCAGGTCGGTTCGCACTACCATTTCGCGGCGGTGAACCCCGGGCTGGAGTTCGACCGCGACGCCGCGCGCGGGCACCGGCTCGACGTCCCCGCCGGCACGTCCGTGCGCTTCGAACCGGGCGTCGAGCGCGAAGTGGACCTGGTTCCGCTCCACGGGGCCCGGCGGGTGCCGGGACTACGCTCCGAACACGCTGGGGAGTTCTAG
- a CDS encoding urease accessory protein UreF: MDLSALILADSRFPGGGHVHSGGLEEAVSRKLVTSERDLPGFLFGRLRTAGSLAAVFSAASTHAAARGVYSGYWRRLDAELDARTPSFAQRLASRAQGRGTARAGLAAWPSPVLTALLAETPRPHHPIVLGTLVGVAGGSPFDAAMAVAYLAVSGPASAAVRLLGLDPFAVNAVVARLGDEVRRVSEHAAGVAGLDPAELPAPGSPALDLFAEAHARHHEEEVRLFAS, from the coding sequence ATGGACCTTTCCGCGCTGATACTCGCCGACTCGCGCTTCCCCGGCGGCGGGCACGTTCACTCGGGTGGCCTCGAGGAAGCTGTGAGCCGCAAGCTCGTGACTTCCGAACGCGACCTGCCGGGATTCCTCTTCGGACGGTTGCGAACGGCGGGATCGCTCGCCGCCGTTTTCTCCGCGGCGTCAACACATGCCGCTGCACGAGGCGTCTACAGTGGATACTGGCGGCGGCTGGACGCCGAGCTGGATGCGCGCACGCCCTCGTTCGCGCAGCGCCTGGCGTCACGGGCACAGGGCCGCGGGACCGCCCGCGCGGGCCTGGCTGCGTGGCCGTCGCCGGTGCTCACCGCCCTGCTCGCCGAGACGCCCCGGCCGCATCACCCGATCGTCCTCGGCACGCTGGTCGGGGTGGCGGGCGGTTCGCCGTTCGACGCCGCGATGGCCGTGGCGTACCTGGCGGTCAGCGGGCCGGCCAGTGCCGCCGTCCGGCTGCTGGGCCTGGATCCCTTCGCGGTCAACGCCGTGGTCGCGCGGCTCGGCGACGAGGTGCGGCGGGTGTCCGAGCACGCCGCCGGCGTCGCGGGGCTCGACCCGGCCGAGCTGCCGGCGCCGGGATCACCGGCGCTGGACCTGTTCGCCGAGGCGCATGCCCGGCACCACGAGGAAGAGGTGCGTCTCTTTGCCAGTTGA
- a CDS encoding citrate synthase 2 encodes MTTSTISKTGSDQADDGFRPGLEGVVAFRTEIAEPDRDGGALRYRGVDIEDLAGKVTFGDVWALLVDGRFGHSLPPAEPFPLPVHTGDVRVDVQSALAMLAPIWGYRPLLDISDEEAREQLARASVMALSYVAQSARGISQPAVPQARVDEAASITERFMVRWRGEPDPDHVRALDAYWVSAAEHGLNASTFTARVIASTGADVAAAMSGAIGAMSGPLHGGAPARVLPMIEEVERTDDARGLVKGILDRKERLMGFGHRVYRAEDPRARVLRRTCKELGAERYEVAAALEQAALAELRERRPDHPIETNVEFWAAVILDFAKVPPHMMPAMFSSARTAGWAAHILEQKRTGRLVRPSAKYVGPEPRKPEDVEGWESVTKH; translated from the coding sequence GTGACAACCTCCACTATCAGCAAGACGGGTTCCGACCAAGCCGACGACGGGTTCCGACCGGGCCTTGAAGGCGTGGTCGCTTTCCGAACCGAAATCGCCGAACCCGACCGGGACGGCGGGGCGCTGCGGTATCGCGGCGTCGACATCGAGGACCTCGCCGGCAAGGTGACCTTCGGTGACGTATGGGCCCTTCTGGTCGACGGCCGCTTCGGCCACAGCCTCCCGCCGGCCGAGCCGTTCCCGCTGCCGGTGCACACCGGTGACGTGCGCGTGGACGTCCAGTCCGCGCTCGCCATGCTGGCGCCGATCTGGGGTTACCGGCCGCTGCTCGACATCAGCGACGAGGAGGCCCGCGAGCAGCTCGCGCGCGCTTCCGTGATGGCGCTGTCCTACGTCGCCCAGTCCGCGCGCGGAATCAGCCAGCCGGCCGTCCCGCAGGCGCGGGTCGACGAAGCCGCGTCCATCACCGAGCGCTTCATGGTCCGCTGGCGCGGCGAGCCGGACCCGGACCACGTCCGCGCGCTGGACGCCTACTGGGTTTCCGCGGCCGAGCACGGCCTCAACGCCTCCACCTTCACCGCCCGCGTGATCGCCTCGACCGGCGCCGACGTCGCGGCCGCGATGTCGGGCGCGATCGGCGCGATGTCGGGACCGCTGCACGGCGGCGCCCCCGCGCGCGTGCTGCCGATGATCGAAGAGGTCGAGCGCACCGATGACGCGCGCGGCCTGGTCAAGGGCATCCTCGACCGCAAGGAACGGCTGATGGGCTTCGGGCACCGCGTGTACCGCGCGGAGGACCCGCGCGCCCGCGTGCTTCGCCGTACCTGCAAGGAACTCGGCGCGGAGCGCTACGAGGTGGCGGCTGCGCTGGAGCAGGCGGCCCTGGCCGAGCTGCGCGAGCGGCGCCCGGATCACCCCATCGAGACCAACGTGGAGTTCTGGGCCGCGGTGATCCTGGACTTCGCCAAGGTGCCGCCGCACATGATGCCGGCGATGTTCTCCTCCGCCCGCACCGCGGGCTGGGCCGCGCACATCCTGGAGCAGAAGCGGACCGGGCGGCTCGTGCGCCCGTCGGCGAAGTACGTCGGCCCCGAGCCGCGTAAGCCCGAGGACGTCGAGGGCTGGGAAAGCGTCACCAAGCACTGA
- a CDS encoding purine-cytosine permease family protein: MTEILSDSGNETTSETTTPPQRRYAALAANENREDYSLRFAAQSFRKWSPFVIATTALGGIAYLADFAIGASIVLSYGFTSGVLAILAAAVVIFVTGVPIARACATYGVDMDLLTRGAGFGYFGSTLTSLVYASFTVIFFSLEGSIMGQAFQLALGIPLPIGYLLATLIVLPFALYGMGAVAKMQTWTQPLWIAGLVLPFIVVLVREPGRFADFAAFGGTDGAGSGFSAVGFGFGMGVALSLIGQIGEQADYLRFMPEKTASNKRSWWAAVLAAGPGWVVLGAAKQIGGALLAFLALGAVGKTAALEPIAPYLDAVKPALGPVALTFAALFVVVSQIKINTTNAYSGSLSFANFFSRVLHKHPGRAWYVLVNCGIALALMEFGAFAFLNKILGFYSNVAIAWIGAVCADLVIAKPLGLSPRYIEFKRAYLHKVNPVGFGSMLIASVVSIVAYFGAFGPVLAAFSPLLAVVIAVVLVPTLAVATRGKYYLVRPNTVSGPGVEADLRATHTCSVCGDPYELPDIADCAKQGGAICSLCCTLDSTCHDMCREAGPVALPEPTFHTG, translated from the coding sequence ATGACCGAGATCCTGTCCGATTCCGGCAATGAGACCACCAGCGAAACCACCACTCCGCCCCAACGCCGATACGCCGCGCTCGCGGCCAACGAGAACCGCGAAGACTACTCACTGCGATTCGCCGCCCAGTCGTTTCGCAAGTGGTCACCGTTCGTGATCGCGACCACGGCGCTGGGCGGGATCGCCTACCTCGCCGACTTCGCGATCGGCGCCAGCATCGTGCTCTCCTACGGCTTCACTTCCGGTGTGCTGGCGATCCTCGCCGCGGCCGTCGTGATCTTCGTGACCGGCGTGCCCATCGCGCGCGCGTGCGCGACGTACGGAGTGGACATGGACCTCCTGACCCGCGGGGCCGGCTTCGGCTACTTCGGGTCCACGCTGACTTCGCTCGTGTACGCGAGCTTCACCGTCATCTTCTTCTCGCTCGAAGGCTCGATCATGGGCCAGGCGTTCCAGCTCGCCCTCGGCATCCCGCTGCCGATCGGCTACCTGCTGGCGACGCTGATCGTGCTGCCCTTCGCGCTCTACGGCATGGGCGCGGTGGCGAAGATGCAGACCTGGACGCAGCCACTGTGGATCGCGGGCCTGGTGCTGCCGTTCATCGTCGTGCTGGTGCGCGAGCCGGGCCGGTTCGCCGACTTCGCCGCGTTCGGCGGCACCGACGGCGCGGGGTCCGGGTTCTCGGCCGTCGGATTCGGCTTCGGGATGGGCGTCGCGCTGTCGCTGATCGGCCAGATCGGCGAGCAGGCCGACTACCTCCGGTTCATGCCGGAAAAGACGGCGTCCAACAAACGCTCCTGGTGGGCCGCGGTGCTGGCGGCCGGGCCGGGCTGGGTGGTCCTCGGCGCGGCGAAGCAGATCGGCGGCGCGCTGCTGGCGTTCCTGGCACTGGGCGCCGTCGGCAAGACGGCCGCGCTGGAGCCGATCGCGCCGTACCTGGACGCGGTGAAGCCCGCGCTCGGACCGGTGGCGCTGACGTTCGCCGCGCTGTTCGTGGTCGTGTCGCAGATCAAGATCAACACGACCAACGCGTACTCCGGCTCGCTGTCGTTCGCCAACTTCTTCTCCCGCGTGCTGCACAAGCACCCGGGCCGCGCCTGGTACGTGCTGGTCAACTGCGGGATCGCGCTGGCGCTGATGGAGTTCGGCGCGTTCGCCTTCCTCAACAAGATCCTGGGCTTCTACTCGAACGTCGCCATCGCGTGGATCGGCGCGGTCTGCGCGGACCTGGTGATCGCGAAGCCGCTGGGCCTTTCGCCGCGGTACATCGAGTTCAAGCGCGCGTACCTGCACAAGGTCAACCCGGTGGGCTTCGGCTCGATGCTGATCGCCTCGGTGGTGTCGATCGTGGCGTACTTCGGCGCGTTCGGACCGGTGCTCGCGGCCTTCAGCCCGCTGCTGGCCGTGGTGATCGCGGTGGTGCTGGTGCCGACGCTCGCCGTCGCCACCCGCGGGAAGTACTACCTGGTGCGCCCCAACACGGTCAGCGGGCCGGGCGTCGAGGCGGACCTGCGGGCCACGCACACGTGCTCGGTCTGCGGTGACCCGTACGAGCTGCCGGACATCGCGGACTGCGCCAAGCAAGGCGGCGCGATCTGCTCCCTGTGCTGCACGCTCGACAGCACCTGCCACGACATGTGCCGGGAAGCCGGCCCGGTCGCGCTGCCGGAGCCGACCTTCCACACCGGCTGA